A single Elaeis guineensis isolate ETL-2024a chromosome 15, EG11, whole genome shotgun sequence DNA region contains:
- the LOC140854122 gene encoding phenylcoumaran benzylic ether reductase Pyrc5-like — translation MAGEKSKILIIGSTGYIGKFITTASARSGHPTFALVRDTAPSDPAKAKLLDDFKASGVTLIQGDLYDHGSLVKAIKQVDVVISTVGFLQLADQTKIIAAIKEAGNVKRFFPSEFGIDVDRGHAVEPAKSIFAIKTQIRRAIEAEGIPYTIVSSNVFAGYFLKSLGQAGAAGLPTDKVVILGDGNTKAIFVDEDDIGTFTIRAVDDPRTLNKILCLKPPANTLSHNELVSLWEKKVGKTFERVYVPEEEVLKQIQESPIPLNTVLSIGHYVFIKGDHTNFQIEPSFGVEATELYPDVKYTTVDEYLNRLL, via the exons ATGGCGGGGGAGAAGAGCAAGATCCTGATCATCGGCAGCACGGGGTACATCGGAAAGTTCATCACGACGGCGAGCGCACGGTCCGGTCACCCCACCTTCGCCCTTGTGAGAGACACCGCCCCCTCCGATCCGGCCAAGGCGAAGCTCCTGGACGACTTCAAGGCCTCGGGCGTCACCCTCATCCAA GGGGATCTATATGATCACGGGAGCTTGGTGAAGGCGATAAAGCAAGTGGACGTGGTGATCTCCACGGTGGGGTTCTTGCAATTGGCCGATCAGACCAAGATCATCGCCGCAATAAAAGAAGCTGGAAACGTAAAG AGGTTCTTTCCATCTGAGTTTGGGATTGACGTCGACCGTGGGCATGCTGTGGAGCCAGCAAAATCAATATTTGCCATCAAGACCCAGATCAGACGTGCTATTGAAGCAGAGGGGATTCCTTACACTATTGTTTCTTCCAACGTCTTTGCTGGTTACTTCCTCAAATCACTTGGACAAGCCGGAGCGGCTGGTCTTCCCACCGATAAAGTTGTTATCTTGGGTGATGGGAATACCAAAG CAATCTTTGTCGACGAAGATGACATTGGCACATTCACCATTAGAGCCGTGGATGACCCAAGAACACTGAACAAGATTCTGTGTCTTAAACCACCCGCCAACACCTTATCTCACAATGAGCTAGTCTCCCTGtgggagaagaaggttggcaagaCCTTTGAGAGGGTTTATGTTCCTGAAGAAGAGGTTCTGAAGCAGATCCAAG AATCTCCCATTCCGTTGAATACCGTGCTGTCTATCGGCCACTATGTCTTCATCAAGGGGGACCATACAAACTTTCAGATTGAGCCATCATTTGGTGTGGAGGCTACAGAGCTCTATCCTGATGTCAAATACACTACCGTTGATGAGTATCTGAACCGATTGCTCTGA
- the LOC105037680 gene encoding phenylcoumaran benzylic ether reductase Pyrc5: MAGEKSKILIIGSTGYIGKFITAASARSGHSTFALVRDPAPSDPAKAKLLDDFKASGVTLIQGDLYDHGSLVKAIKQVDTVISTVGFLQLADQTKIIAAIKEAGNVKRFFPSEFGNDVDRVHAVEPAKSTFAIKAQIRRAIEAEGIPHTIVSSNFFAGYFLPSLGQAGVAGLPTDKVVILGDGNTKAIFVDEDDIGTFTIRAVDDPRTLNKILYLRPPANTLSHNELVSLWEKKVGKTFERVYVPEEQVLKQIQESPIPLNVVLSICHSVFIKGDHTNFQIEPSFGVEATELYPDVKYTTVDEYLNRFL; encoded by the exons ATGGCGGGGGAGAAGAGCAAGATCCTGATCATCGGCAGCACCGGGTACATCGGAAAGTTCATCACGGCGGCGAGCGCGCGGTCCGGTCACTCCACCTTCGCCCTTGTGAGGGACCCCGCCCCCTCCGATCCGGCCAAGGCGAAGCTCCTGGACGACTTCAAGGCCTCGGGCGTCACCCTCATCCAA GGGGATCTATATGATCACGGGAGCTTGGTGAAGGCGATAAAGCAAGTGGACACGGTGATCTCCACGGTGGGGTTCTTGCAATTGGCCGATCAGACCAAGATCATCGCCGCAATAAAAGAAGCTGGTAACGTTAAG AGGTTCTTTCCATCTGAGTTTGGGAATGACGTGGACCGTGTGCATGCTGTGGAGCCAGCAAAATCAACATTTGCCATCAAGGCCCAGATCAGGCGTGCTATTGAAGCAGAGGGGATTCCTCACACTATTGTTTCTTCCAACTTCTTTGCTGGTTACTTCCTCCCATCACTTGGACAAGCCGGAGTGGCTGGTCTTCCCACAGATAAAGTTGTTATCTTAGGTGATGGGAATACCAAAG CTATCTTTGTCGACGAAGATGACATTGGCACATTCACCATTAGAGCAGTGGATGACCCAAGAACACTGAACAAGATTCTGTATCTTAGACCGCCCGCCAACACCTTATCGCACAATGAGCTAGTCTCCCTGtgggagaagaaggttggcaagaCCTTTGAGAGGGTTTATGTTCCTGAAGAACAGGTTCTGAAGCAGATCCAAG AATCTCCCATTCCGTTGAATGTCGTGCTGTCTATCTGCCACTCGGTCTTCATCAAGGGGGACCATACAAACTTTCAGATTGAGCCATCATTTGGTGTGGAGGCTACAGAGCTTTATCCTGATGTCAAATACACTACCGTTGATGAGTATCTGAACCGGTTTCTCTGA